The Candidatus Acidiferrales bacterium genome contains a region encoding:
- a CDS encoding Lrp/AsnC ligand binding domain-containing protein, whose product MRAYVLVNARPGKVRDLARQIASIPGVKMANACWGVPDIFVVAEVANADELGKLVIDKVQSLEGVERTETHIAID is encoded by the coding sequence ATGAGAGCCTACGTTCTTGTGAACGCAAGACCCGGGAAGGTCCGGGACCTAGCTCGACAGATCGCCAGCATTCCCGGCGTTAAGATGGCCAATGCCTGCTGGGGTGTACCCGATATTTTCGTTGTGGCTGAGGTCGCGAACGCCGATGAACTTGGCAAGCTGGTGATCGACAAGGTTCAGTCGCTTGAGGGTGTGGAACGGACCGAGACGCACATTGCGATCGACTAG